One part of the Terriglobales bacterium genome encodes these proteins:
- a CDS encoding ABC transporter ATP-binding protein translates to MKPIIQVEGVSKQYQIGAREVPYQTLRESLMQMFRPRRHAPTESIWALRDLCFNALPGDVIGVIGRNGAGKSTLLKILSRITEPTTGRIDLYGRVGSLLEVGTGFHQELTGRENIFLNGAILGMKRAEIVRKFDDIVAFAEVDKFIDTPVKRYSSGMYLRLAFAVAAFLESEILLVDEVLAVGDASFQKKCLGKMRDVSASGRTVLFVSHNMAAIEGLCSRCLFISEGKLIGDGPPHEIVTRYLAAEAVPENAARELIKHPGRRGGMKPYLRNVSIQSQNGLPASAIRMGEGLSLFVEFHFLFQRHKPNLSVTVKNNYGVPVFTASTHVQKQYQVSEQFGAGTVVCHLRDLPLLAGTYSVDLFLAEEYHLLDAVYDAISFEVIPVDVFGSGEVPQANDGTIFWPAEFEFHGLKGAKADAR, encoded by the coding sequence ATGAAACCGATCATCCAAGTCGAGGGAGTGAGTAAGCAGTACCAGATCGGAGCGCGTGAAGTCCCGTACCAGACGCTGCGTGAATCGCTGATGCAGATGTTTCGCCCACGCCGTCATGCTCCGACCGAATCCATCTGGGCTCTACGCGATCTGTGCTTCAATGCGCTCCCGGGAGATGTGATCGGCGTCATCGGACGCAACGGCGCAGGAAAGTCGACTCTGCTGAAGATTCTCTCCCGTATAACCGAGCCCACCACCGGACGCATCGATCTCTATGGACGAGTGGGCAGTCTCCTTGAGGTCGGTACTGGATTTCATCAGGAACTGACCGGGCGCGAGAACATCTTCCTGAATGGCGCGATCCTGGGCATGAAGCGTGCCGAAATCGTCCGAAAGTTCGACGACATCGTCGCCTTCGCAGAAGTCGATAAATTCATCGACACTCCGGTTAAACGGTACTCAAGCGGGATGTATCTGCGCCTGGCGTTTGCGGTGGCCGCATTCCTGGAATCCGAAATCCTGCTTGTCGACGAAGTGCTCGCGGTCGGCGATGCCAGTTTTCAGAAGAAGTGCCTCGGCAAGATGCGCGATGTCAGCGCCAGCGGACGAACCGTTCTCTTCGTAAGTCACAACATGGCGGCTATTGAGGGTCTTTGCAGTCGCTGTCTGTTCATTTCCGAAGGCAAGTTGATTGGCGATGGCCCTCCACACGAGATCGTCACCAGGTATCTCGCTGCCGAAGCGGTTCCCGAAAACGCCGCCCGCGAACTGATAAAACATCCTGGACGCCGTGGAGGCATGAAACCATATCTCCGGAACGTTTCAATCCAGTCACAAAACGGATTGCCGGCCTCCGCTATTCGGATGGGGGAAGGTCTTTCGCTCTTCGTTGAGTTCCACTTCCTCTTCCAGCGCCATAAGCCAAACCTCAGCGTCACGGTGAAGAACAATTACGGCGTGCCGGTCTTCACTGCTTCCACTCATGTTCAGAAGCAGTATCAGGTCTCGGAGCAATTTGGTGCCGGAACTGTCGTTTGCCATCTCCGCGACTTGCCGCTGCTGGCGGGGACCTACTCCGTCGATCTTTTTCTTGCCGAGGAATACCACCTGCTGGACGCCGTTTACGACGCGATCTCTTTCGAGGTAATCCCGGTTGACGTCTTTGGTAGTGGCGAGGTCCCGCAAGCAAATGATGGGACTATCTTCTGGCCCGCCGAATTCGAGTTTCATGGCTTGAAAGGCGCCAAAGCCGATGCGCGATAA
- a CDS encoding ABC transporter permease, translating to MSNQSLPTDAVEAPAYVLPERPLLTLVPSRGWVALNLADVWAHRELLYFLTWRDIKIRYKQTALGAVWALIQPLFPMLIFTLFFGRLAKMPSDGIPYSVFAYAGLLPWTFFAAAVTNSSTSIVGSSNLITKVYFPRMIIPAASVLAALVDFAIAFTLLAGLMVWHKIPISLNVLMLLPLICLLTLLALGVGLLFSALTVKFRDIRFALPFLVQVWMFATPVIYPASLVPEKWRWVLALNPGTGIIEGFRAALFGLPFQWAFLAYSICFAIMMLIYAAYSFRRLEKTFADLI from the coding sequence GTGAGCAACCAGTCTTTACCAACGGATGCGGTTGAAGCGCCTGCGTATGTCCTTCCTGAGCGTCCGCTGCTCACGCTTGTTCCCAGTCGCGGATGGGTTGCGCTCAATCTCGCGGACGTTTGGGCGCATCGTGAACTCCTTTACTTCCTAACCTGGCGTGACATTAAGATTCGCTACAAGCAAACGGCTCTTGGCGCCGTTTGGGCATTGATTCAGCCTTTATTCCCGATGCTCATTTTCACGCTCTTCTTCGGACGACTCGCAAAGATGCCGTCTGATGGAATCCCGTATTCCGTTTTTGCTTATGCCGGGTTGCTGCCGTGGACCTTCTTCGCCGCAGCGGTGACCAATAGCTCTACTAGCATCGTGGGAAGTTCAAACCTGATCACCAAGGTATATTTTCCGCGGATGATCATCCCGGCCGCCTCCGTCCTCGCGGCGCTCGTGGACTTCGCAATCGCATTCACTTTACTTGCCGGATTGATGGTATGGCACAAGATTCCCATTTCGCTGAACGTCTTGATGCTGCTTCCCTTAATATGCCTGCTGACACTGCTCGCGTTGGGCGTAGGGCTTCTCTTTTCCGCCTTAACGGTGAAGTTTCGTGACATCCGGTTCGCATTGCCGTTCCTCGTGCAGGTCTGGATGTTTGCCACTCCGGTGATCTATCCCGCGAGTCTGGTACCGGAAAAATGGCGCTGGGTGTTGGCTTTGAACCCGGGCACCGGAATCATCGAAGGCTTTCGTGCGGCCCTGTTCGGACTTCCCTTCCAGTGGGCTTTTCTCGCATACTCCATTTGCTTCGCGATCATGATGCTCATCTACGCCGCTTACTCGTTCCGCCGCCTGGAGAAGACATTCGCTGATTTGATCTGA
- a CDS encoding glycosyltransferase family 4 protein, with amino-acid sequence MDRANYALAQALLTQGRTVHLVAHEISDDLLCHPAVKSFLVPRPLKSTLLAERVLERMGLRVAHQVRSQFPDARVVVNGGNCAFPDINWVHAVHAAWRRFDHEAPLWFRTKGAIHKHKAIRDERRALTAAQLVIANSERTRRDLLSLGVPGHKIHTVYLGSDPAWQSPTLGARETARRNFGLPSDAIVVCFVGALGYDRNKGFDVLLQAWKSLKLPDAYLLAAGGGRGWDRWHEQARREGLSQSVRLLGFTKDVASVYAASDLLVSPVRYEAFGLNVQEAICFGLPAIVSKSAGVAELYPQSAERFLLHDANDAAELAELIATWARDKESAQRIFEPIAQRMRTRTWQIMANEIVDLVESTDKRPC; translated from the coding sequence ATGGATCGGGCAAACTACGCGCTAGCTCAAGCTCTGCTTACCCAGGGGCGAACCGTACATCTTGTCGCACACGAGATCAGCGATGATCTGCTGTGCCACCCCGCCGTAAAATCCTTCCTGGTCCCCCGGCCATTGAAGTCGACGCTGCTAGCGGAGCGCGTACTCGAGCGCATGGGACTCCGAGTCGCTCACCAGGTCAGATCCCAATTCCCCGACGCACGGGTCGTCGTCAACGGCGGCAATTGCGCATTTCCCGACATCAACTGGGTACATGCGGTTCATGCCGCCTGGCGTCGGTTCGACCATGAAGCACCTTTGTGGTTCCGAACCAAGGGCGCAATCCACAAGCACAAGGCTATCCGTGACGAGAGGCGTGCACTGACTGCCGCACAACTCGTCATCGCCAACTCAGAACGCACCCGGCGTGACCTTCTCTCCCTAGGCGTTCCCGGACACAAAATTCATACCGTCTATCTCGGTAGCGATCCTGCTTGGCAGTCGCCGACCCTTGGCGCACGGGAGACCGCCCGCCGCAATTTCGGGTTACCCTCTGACGCAATTGTCGTCTGCTTTGTTGGTGCTCTCGGCTACGACCGCAACAAGGGTTTTGATGTGCTCCTGCAAGCCTGGAAGAGCCTGAAGTTGCCCGACGCTTATCTTCTTGCCGCCGGTGGAGGACGCGGGTGGGATCGTTGGCACGAGCAGGCCCGGCGCGAAGGACTTTCACAAAGCGTTCGTCTGCTGGGTTTCACGAAGGACGTCGCCAGCGTTTATGCGGCGTCCGATCTGCTGGTGAGTCCGGTCCGCTACGAGGCTTTCGGGCTCAACGTCCAGGAGGCGATCTGCTTCGGTCTACCCGCAATTGTCAGCAAATCGGCAGGAGTCGCGGAGCTTTATCCACAATCCGCGGAACGCTTCCTCCTCCACGACGCAAATGACGCAGCTGAACTGGCGGAATTGATTGCGACGTGGGCTCGCGACAAAGAATCGGCCCAAAGAATTTTTGAACCGATTGCTCAAAGAATGCGCACTCGCACTTGGCAAATAATGGCGAATGAGATTGTCGATCTCGTCGAGTCCACGGATAAACGACCGTGCTGA